A region of the Pseudoliparis swirei isolate HS2019 ecotype Mariana Trench chromosome 21, NWPU_hadal_v1, whole genome shotgun sequence genome:
acacacacgtgcacaaacacacccatgcacacacgcacacacgtgcacaaacacacacacacgcacacacacacgcacacacacacacgtgcacaaacacacacacgcacacacgtgcacacacacacacatgcacaaacacacccatgcgcacacacgcacacgtgcacaaacacacacacacacacgcacacacacacacgtgcacaaacacacacacgcacacacgtgcacacacacacacacgtgcacaaacacacacgcacgcacacacacgtgcacaaacacacacatgcacacacgtgcacacacgcacccacacacgcacaaacacacacacacacacgtgcacaaacacacacacgcacacacgtgcacacacacacacacgtgcacacacgcacacacacacgcacgcacacacacacacgcacacacgtgcacacacacacacacgcacgcacacacacgtgcacaaacacacacgtgcacacacgcacaaacacacacgcacacacacacacgtgcacaaacacacacacacacacacacacgtgatccTTTGTGTTGTCCCAGATTCCTTAGAATCCAGTTGCTTCACTCAACCAGTTGTTGCGTCACAACCGGagcctaaaaacaacaacaacacaacattcGCTGCTCTTCTCTTGACAGAGAGTAACACATCATCACGATGTCCTCATCGAGTCATCGACTCGtctatttaaagtaaaaaacgTCCAGAAATTTCGAAAGGTTCCgttaaaatgtgtttctttgtcTTTTACTGTTGTTGTAATTATAAGAAGAATTTGTGTATCTTTTATCTTTTGTTGTGTTCCTCCTGAAGTGTCATGGTGCAGCTGTAAGTGACATCGATTGTTTGAGATGTTCAAAGTGTTgcgtcacactcacacacacacacacacacggtgtgttTGACTGACTCGtcacataaatacatttttttttcatatattgGAGAATTAGTTTAATCGCATGTCAAAAatccatttattattattatttcattgaaATTTTTTTCTGGCAAACAACCAAAAATAATGTTTATAAAAGACGGGTCGAGGAATATGAAAGTATGCGAGGAATTCCAAAGATAAACAAGTGACTCCTCTGCCTCGCTTTGGCACTTGCTTTCCcggctggctcctcccaccttgttctggttctggttctcatgtgacgtttgtgtgttttcagctcTGCTGGAGTTCAACCAATCGGTGATGGTGAGCCGGACGGATCCGGAGTCGAGGAAGAAGGCCGTGGCGCAGGTCACGGAGAGGCTGACCTCCGACGGCTACTGGCCTCAGGTGTGATGTCACTCGAGGCTTTTCGACCTCGCTGTCGTTTTACGGAACCGGCAGTATAGCGACCAATCAAATCGCGCGTTGCCGCAATTAGGGGAAGATCTCATAAGTAATCTGGTGGTTTGAGGCCAGAACCTGATTtgacaccggggggggggggggggggggatatgaagACGTTAAAGTCACAACTCAGACTGAAAGTTAAGAGTCTCTaactttataatttttttctaaTATTCCATgaactctgattggtcaggaggcggagcttaaatCTCCAATGTCACCTGTGCACGGGTCGGGTGTTTTTGGGAACAGAATGCGATGTTATTGGTGAATAGATACTATGTGCACGTTACCACGTGAAGCAGAGCAGGCTGAAGATGCATCATCAGTAGAAGGCTGACAAGCCgcgaatatatttatatatattattatatgtatctttttatatataaataatatgtataaatatatatatattaaatataatttatttcttttatcgaaaaagatatattaatatatatattaaaaaatatatatatataaataaaaaaagatatatattttaattttatatatatattatattcttttatatataaaaaacataaatatttatttatatattattattattatatatttttttaaatataaatatgtgtgtattcttttctctctaactctcatgtcacatgtcttccttcttggccagatgctgATGTTTCCCGAGGGAACCACGACCAACGGCAGGGCGCTCATCAAATTCAAACCCGGTGAGTCCCGTCCGGTTGGTCCGGTGGCTCCCGATGTTCCACATTCCTGACGTTTATTCACGAGCTCGTACGATTGTTTTTTGGTGAATGAGAGAAAAGGGCGCAGCTTTTTTGCGACTCGTCCTGATTCCAGTCTTTCCCGTCTTTCCCGTCTTgactcttttctctctgtgtttctcgcCGCCATCAGGCGCCTTCCTCGCCGGACTCCCGATCCAACCGGTTCTGTTGCGTTACCCCAACAAGCTGGTGAGTGGCAGCTGCATCTGCTGCTTTTTATCACGCAGATTCGATGCTCGCCGCTTTCCGATGTTTCCTGTGAGAGTTCGGATCTGTCACGGTTGACTTCGGAGAAGGAATGTCGTTTATTAAGGTCGCCGAATCAGAAAACCCTCAACTTCTGAACTCCAGCGTGGAGTTAATCTGAGGTTGTAAACTAACAACAAAACGTTTATATGTCACCTTTTACAGAATATCTCTATGCACCGATTCACAAAAAGCTCTCAAAAACTgtggcccctcccctttttataTGTCCACACACTTTACTAATTAcctcaattaaattaattacatttgtgGAGGTAAATTAAGTAATTAAGGCACATCTAAGGGCGTGAATTGTTGATAAGTAATAAATGTGAGTTAAAGGCAGTTACCAAGGATTGTATGGTTGGCAATATGCTGAGATACCTGAAGCaggtgcactttattttattttatttattttatttatttcatttattttatttttattttatttgaacaacaaatataaagtacaaTATACACGTATCTTATGGccacaatttaaataaaatgtgggAAAGGTTTAATTCAATTGAGGCCCAAATTCTATCTCATGCTTACAAATTTTAACTAAAATTAGTATTTTTATTTCTCTAAGAACTCTGTGCTAAAGTTCTTGACTGAGACGGTTAAATCTGATTAAATAATTCAgaacaaaatgtaaataactaacacagtaaataaaataaatctcagATCAGCTCTCTGTAGAGCATCGAAAGGTTTGACATCCGTCCAGATATGAACTGGTAATATCTTTAGAGATTGTATAAAACGTCTTTAGAGATTATAAAATATCTTTAGAGATTATAAAACGTAAACCAGGAGCGATAACTTTGTCACTGGAGAAAAAGTCAAACTGTCTCCACCTTTGATTGATTTGCCACTTTCAACACGACGGAGCACACAGGACGCtttgttctgtctgtgtgtgtgacacacacacacacacacacacacacacacacaccatgccagCTATCGGTGTTTAAGGGAACTCCCCGCCTGGCCTGAAGGaggtcatttctttcttttctctctggtTGTCTACTGATTAATTTAATCTTTTTAATCTCTGTAATCTTCTTATTGCCCCTCCTCAGGACACGGTGCGCTGGACGCACGAAGGAACGAGCTGGTGAGTGAGCTTGGGAAGCTTCTCTAACAACCTCCAGGACTTTGGACCTGTTTGACAATCTGCCCGGCAActtgattttatttatatattttttttaccctgAAATATCAAgagaatatttaataatatgttGCACTATATGTTCTCCTGTTGGGACACCATGACACATATGATACCATATAATGGTATTATCTCTggtataatgaataataataataataataataataagcaaaTTTAGTGATATTATCTCTGGTATAATgtacaataataataagtaaaatGATATTATCTCTGGTATAgtgtataaaaataataataataataattaaatttaaTGATATTATCTCtggtataatgtataataatagtaataagtaAAATGATATTATCTCtggtataatgtataataataataataagtaaaatGGTATTATCTCTGGTATAATgtacaataataataagtaaaatGATATTATCTCtggtataatgtataataataataataataataagtaaaatGATATTATCTCtggtataatgtataataataataataagtaaaatGGTATTATCTCTGGTATAatgtacaataataataataagtaaaatGATATTATCTCtggtataatgtataataataataataagtaaaatGGTATTATCTCtggtataatgtataataatctGTATAATCTCTAATATAATGCACcacgagctgcagcaggaagttGAAGCGACACCTCTCAGGAGGCGTCATGGTGCTATGACTCTGGGCGTGGATGCAGTAACATGAGTCACGTGCGGcgctcaattcaaagtacacgagtacaaacttgtgttcttttggagtctggtcttgggagtccagactccggaggacgggaggacggtctttctgcgattggaccagcagctgacttgatgacgtcaccacatcagctgttcttgctcctgggtttactctaattattcactgtaaattatgttttacagtcaaataaacaaaacatcctaaaattacattccgtgactcaacaacagtcgtatttataaaaagtcatctgtcagtagtttattttctcctccgctaccgTTTCCGGTTgttggtgaaatgcattctgggatatcggctggccagagtacgcacaagtctcctctgatgcgtcctccggaaagtgggaggatcaagtaacatccgggtgttttgaccgtgctttgagagaagcggactttgaatgtgaacatgtcctcggactgagactgatgacgagaCACGAGTCACGAGGAGAGGAACGTACGCACAAgaacgctgattgagaaacgccggtGGACTCTGATAAGTTTTGGACTCGTTGTGTAAGCGCTGCACACGAgagataaaaaacatatttgaagtTTATGTATATACTTCAAATATAATGGTTATTAAGACGttcttaggtgtgtgtgtgtgtgtgtatatatatatatatatataaacatcctGGTGAGTACTTTAACCCCCCGTCTTGTCTCCCAGGAAGGAGGCGCTGTGGCACACCGCCTCTCAGCTCTACACCAACGTCACGGTGGAGGTGAGTTCACCtcatgagacacacaacaacaacaacaacaatagagtTATGACGTGTGTTCAGTTCACTCTGACGTCACTGCAGTCAAGGATCACCTCcatgacctcctcctcttcttcctccccttcttctttcttcctcgtctccttcttcttcttctttattctcctccttctttcttctcctccttctttctttctcttccttcttcctcgtctcctcctccttcttcttctttctcgcctcctccttctcctcttcttctttgtctcctcctcctcttccttctttgtctcctcctcttccttcttcctccttcttctttctcgtctcctcctccttcttctttcttctcctccttcgtctcctcctccttcttctttgtctccttctttcttctcctccttcttctcctcttccttctttgtctcctcttccttcttcctcctccttcttcttctttctcgtctcatcctccttcttctttcttctcctcttcttctttgtctcctcctcctcttctttctcctcctgctccttcttcttctttttcttctcctccttcatcttcttcctcctcctcctcctcctcctccttcagttCCTCCCCGTCTACACGCCCtcccaggaggagaaggatgacCCCGGCCTCTACGCGGACAACGTTCAGAAGCTCATGGCCATGTACGTGTAACGGATGCTTCATCAGGGCGGGGCGACCCACCCCCGACCCACAGCGGGGGTAATCATACcataatgaccccccccccccccccccacagggctCTCGGACTCCCCTCCACAGACTATGAGATGGCGGGCCGGGTCCCCGTCAATAAGCTGGGGGGCCTCTCCATCCCGCTGGAGTCTCCCGCCAGGAAGACGCTGGCGCTGCTGCGCGGCGACGGGTGAGCGACGCCTCCTCCGCGTGTGTCTGCTGCGTCGCCGTGGAAACGCTTCAGTGTGttcacctcctcgtcttcctcttcccctctcagtCCGGGAGTGGAAGCGGCGCTGGACAGGATGATCGCCAGGTGTCGGTCGGGAgctcaggggtcaaaggtcagcgcaGAGGAGCTGACCTTCGTCCTCGGGCTGACGGACGAGGAGGCGGTGCTCGCCGTCCGCCACATTTACTCCAAGGTACGTCGACGCCTCTTCATCGCCACGCCCCGCCCCCAGGTCACGAGGCGGGGTCGcagggtcatggaaaacctggaaacgtcCTGGAATGTTAAAATGGTTACTTCCAGGCGAGTTCACCtcatgagacacaacaacaacaataacaataacaatagagTTATGGTGTGTGTTCAGTTCACTCTGACGTCACTGCAGTCAAGGATCACCTTCatgacctcttcttcttcttttttcttcttcgtcttcctcgtcttcttcttcgtctcctccttcttctcctccttcttctttcttctcgttcttcttcgtcttccacgtctccttcttcttctttctcctccttcttctttttcttcttctcctcttcctcctccatctttttctgttttaaattatttatttccaggcctggaaaagtccttgaaaaaaaaatgtaatccccaaagtttgggaaaagtcatggaaatgtgttatatattatattcacctgttcatttatgataagttttaaataattaatatgcttttaacaAGAATGACGCTCTAAACGCCTATTGGTCAACACGTGTGTGAACcccaaatgggggtacgtgtacccctgggggtacgtgaaagTACTGCAGGGGGTACGGGagataaaagaaatatatattaaaaaatgagcatccattaaaaaaaaatcctttaaaaagtgttattaaatacatattcaatacaatataagtgtaagttcattaagggaatggtatatatatattctatattaaatcagacgcTGGTGGCATTTGAACATTGCACTGATCGGGGGATACttggcgttaaaaaaaaaaatatatatatatatatatgtatgtgtatatatatacactaccgttcaaaagtttgggatcacttagaaatgactttatttttcaaagaaaaacactgttttttcaatgaagataacattaaattaatcagaaatacactctatacattgttaatgtggtaaatgactattctaggtggaaacgtctggtttctaatgaaatatctccagaggtgtatagaggcccatttccatcaactatcactccagtgttctaatggtacattgtgtttgctaatcgccttagaagactaatgtctgattagaaaacccttgtgcaattatgttagcacagctgaaaacagttatgctggtgatataagctatacaactggccttcctttgagcttgaagtttgaagaacaaaatgaatacttcaaatattaatcattatttctaaccttgtcaatgtcttgactatattttctattcatttgacaaataaaagtgtgatttttcatggaagacacgaaattgtctgggtgatcccaaacttttgaacggtagtgtatatacacacatacatatatatatatgtgtatatatatatacacatatatatatgtatgtatttataatatatgtatgtatatatatatatgtgtagatatatatgtatgtatatatatatatatatgtgtgtatgtatatatatatatgtgtgtatatatacaggactgtctcagaaaattagaatattgtgataaagttctttattttctgtaatgcaattaaaaaaacaaaaatgtcatgcattctggattcattacaaatcaactgaaatattgcaagccttttattctttaatattgctgattatggcttacagcttaagaaaactcaaatatcctatctctaaatattagaatatcatgaaaaagtatactagtagggtattaaacaaatcacttgaattgtctaattaactcgaaacacctgcaagggtttcctgagccttgacaaacactcagctgttataaatcttttttttaacttggtctgaggaaatattcaaattttatgagataggattttagagttttcttaagctgtaagccataatcagcaatattaaaagaataaaaggcttgcaatatttcagttgatttgtaatgaatccagaatgcatgacatttttgtttttttaattgcattacagaaaataaagaactttatcacaatattctaattttctgagacagtcctgtatatatatatatgtgtgtatatgtgtgtatgtatatatatatatttgtgtgtatatacgtatatatgtatgtatatatatatttcacaagGTGGAAAATCactgaaaaaaagataaaaagtaaAAGCTGTCGTCCTCTCAGGACGAGCTGGTGGACCTCAGGCCGATCTACCTGACCGTGGGCGCTCTGTCGGGACGCCTCAGCTTCGAGTCTCTGCTCCACACGGCGTTCACTGTGAGTCCCCCTGACCCGAtgaaggacccccccccccccccccccccggtctaaATGTCTTGTTCCGTCCAGCTGTTTGACGCAGAGGGCCGGGGCAGCCTGGGTGCAGAGCAGCTGGGCGCTCTCATGGCGGCGCTGCTGGACTTCCCCCAGCGCCACACGGCCGCGCTGCACGCCGAGGCCGCCGCGCACGGCCGGCTCACGGAAGGTGAGGggacgaaacacacacacacacacacacacaccggtctgACCTGGAGACGTCCTggagtgtgttgtgttcacaTTTTCATTTACGCCGAGCTTGAAATgattgaaatgaaaagaaagacgctcaaaatataagccaatgacacatcacacacacatcacacacacacatatacacacatatacacatcacacacctccacacacacatcacacacacatcacacacacacacacacatcacacacgtcacacacgacacacacatcacacccacgtcacacacatcacacacatcacacacacgtcacacacatcacacacatcacacacatacacacagtatacatcacacacatcacacacacatcacacacacacatatacacatcacacacctccacacacacatcacacacacacacacatcacatacacacacacacatcacgcacacacacatcacacacacacacacatctacacatcacacctccacacatcacatatACACatcacatatcacacacacatacacacatacacacacacacatacacacacacacctacacacacatccacacacacacatacacatccacacacacacacatacacacacacatacatcacacacacacacatacacacacacatccacatatcacatcacacatacacacatatatacacatatacacatcatacacacacacatatacatacacacctacacatacacacacatcacacatacacacacctccacatcacacatatacatccacacacacatcacacacacacacatacacactacacacacacatcacacacacatcacacatacatatacacactacacacacatcatcacacacacatacatatacacactccacacacactctacacacacacctccacacacacacatcacacacacacatatacagcatacacacctacacacgcatacacatctacacacacacatatacacgtcacacacctccacacacacatcacacacacacatatacagcatacacatctacacacacacatatacacgtcacacacctccacacacacatcacacacacagctccacacacatcacacacacatcacacacacagctccacacacacctccacacacacatcacacacacacatatacagcatacacacctacacacgcatacctacacatcacacacacatcacacacacacacacatcacacatcacacacacatcacacacacatcacacacacatcacacacacacatacacacacacacatctacacacacacacacacacacatcacacacacatcacacacacacacacatcacacacacagctccacacacacctccacacacacatcacacacacacatcacacacacacatatacagcatacacacctacacacgcatacacatctacacacacacatatacacgtcacacacctccacacatcacacacatacacacacatacacatcaaacacacatcacacacacacatacatcctacacatcacacacacatcctacacatcacacacacacatgcttcgcGCCGTGAGTGAACGCACCTTAGCTGACAGTTCGGTGtccatagcaacagcagctcagGAATCATCCACCATCATGTCCACCCCGAGGTTTCACTCCATGTtgggtcacgtgtgtgtgtgtgtgtgtccgtgtgtgtgtcctgctcaTCGAACAACCTCCTCGTCTGCCAACAGAGAGCCTGCTGCGCGTGCTGACGACCCATCCCACCTATCAGAGCGTGGCCAACGAGTACCTGCGGGCCGAGGAGGCGGGCTCCCGGCCGGCCAATGGGAAGCCCGGGAACAACAACGGGAGCGTCTCCCGCGACAACAAGAAGTTCGAATgaggaaatgaaagaagaagaattgtGCTCTCCATCCTCGAGTGAAGAAAAAAGGGACATATTGGAATAACCAGAATAACCGTCGACACAGGATTGTAtctcaggtgtgtgagtgtgtgtgtgtgtgtgtgtgtgagtgtgtgtgtgtttttataaaatgtatattactGTATACTGCAGTCAACCATGCCAAGATTAGAAAAACCAAAGGATGATTTAAATTATGCCGACAGTGGctccgaggtgtgtgtgtgtgtgtgtgtgtgtgtgtgtgtgtgtgtgtgtgtgtg
Encoded here:
- the lpcat4 gene encoding lysophospholipid acyltransferase LPCAT4 isoform X1; the protein is MAKLGWHSATQEFPHPFIHQVKLTCAQRTRGAILGVILVPLRLAMAALCFLLMWPLARLRLAGLSEEDRARPVEGWRRWLLHPVMKLLSRSVFFFLGFLWVEVKGRRADLKEAPVLVVAPHSTYLDMVVLVPTELPTVVSRSENTGLPIIGALLEFNQSVMVSRTDPESRKKAVAQVTERLTSDGYWPQMLMFPEGTTTNGRALIKFKPGAFLAGLPIQPVLLRYPNKLDTVRWTHEGTSWKEALWHTASQLYTNVTVEFLPVYTPSQEEKDDPGLYADNVQKLMAMALGLPSTDYEMAGRVPVNKLGGLSIPLESPARKTLALLRGDGPGVEAALDRMIARCRSGAQGSKVSAEELTFVLGLTDEEAVLAVRHIYSKDELVDLRPIYLTVGALSGRLSFESLLHTAFTLFDAEGRGSLGAEQLGALMAALLDFPQRHTAALHAEAAAHGRLTEESLLRVLTTHPTYQSVANEYLRAEEAGSRPANGKPGNNNGSVSRDNKKFE
- the lpcat4 gene encoding lysophospholipid acyltransferase LPCAT4 isoform X2; this translates as MAALCFLLMWPLARLRLAGLSEEDRARPVEGWRRWLLHPVMKLLSRSVFFFLGFLWVEVKGRRADLKEAPVLVVAPHSTYLDMVVLVPTELPTVVSRSENTGLPIIGALLEFNQSVMVSRTDPESRKKAVAQVTERLTSDGYWPQMLMFPEGTTTNGRALIKFKPGAFLAGLPIQPVLLRYPNKLDTVRWTHEGTSWKEALWHTASQLYTNVTVEFLPVYTPSQEEKDDPGLYADNVQKLMAMALGLPSTDYEMAGRVPVNKLGGLSIPLESPARKTLALLRGDGPGVEAALDRMIARCRSGAQGSKVSAEELTFVLGLTDEEAVLAVRHIYSKDELVDLRPIYLTVGALSGRLSFESLLHTAFTLFDAEGRGSLGAEQLGALMAALLDFPQRHTAALHAEAAAHGRLTEESLLRVLTTHPTYQSVANEYLRAEEAGSRPANGKPGNNNGSVSRDNKKFE